From the genome of Verrucomicrobiota bacterium:
TAAGTTCCTTGTTTAGCCAAAGAAGTTTTTGCTCAGGCTCTCCTTCAAAACTACGTTTGATAAATGCGTTGGGTTCCAGATAAACGACTTCGGCTGACCATGCTGATTGGACGAACAAAGTCAGAAGACCTATAAGAAGGAGGGGAGTTGTCCGTCGTCGAATCATCGAAAGAATAAAGGAACGCAAAGCAGAGAGTACTTCAAGGCAATCACCGTTCGTAATTAAACCACCTAAAACTGGTAACCCAGGCCCAAGTTGAAAGCGGTACTGCCCTTTCCACGCAGTTGCCTGGATTTTGAAATGTCCTGTAAATCGACTTTGAATACAACCTGATCGGTCGGCCAATAATTAATCCCCAATTCACTAATCTCATTGAAGCTGAGGAAAGATCCGGTGAAATATTCGTATTCGCTATATCGAATATAAATACCGAGGTCACCAAATTCATCGCTCAATTCCCAGCGGTAGGACGGCTCGAAATAATAGCCATATTGTGTTTCGGCATCAGCGTTGGTCGTTCCATCCAGGTCCCAATGCGAGTAAAGCGCCCGAAGGCGAAAGCCGCCACTCGAATAGTCCGCATGAGCTGAAGTGAGAAGGCCTGATACATCGACACTAGAACTTTGAGAGAGATTTCCTTGATGGAAGGCAGACAAACCCAACTCCAGACCAGCGACACCGGTATACTTGATACGTCCGACGAAGGCCGCTTCGTTGTTGATTGCTTGGGCGACTTTTTGGCGGCCACTTCGAATGTTGCCGCTTGGGCCGACATCAAGTCCGGAGACGACTCCACCCTCGACGGACATTCCGTTATCAAAGCGGTAGGTGCCTTTGATTCCAGCTTCCCACCAGGTTGACGGAATAATCCGGGATTCTACGTTATTTCGTTCGACCCCGTAAAAAGTATTAGGCTCATGGATTTCATTGATGATACCTATGGGCATGAGGAATAACCCGGCGTCGGTGCTAAAATTCTCACTCCAATCCATTCGAATAAATGCTTGCTCGAGTTCAACCTCACCAGGTCCGTCCGCAGAGGATAGCGCGTGTTCGAGTTCGAGTTCCGAACTGAACGTGATCCAATCATTGAACTCGTGGTTGAAGAAAAGCACGAACCGATGGAAATCGATTTGATCACTGGCATTACTGAAAAAGTTCGCATGCAGCTCGCCATACCCACCAATGGAAGTTTTATCCCACCATCCTAGACCACCGGAACCGCCATGGCCCATTTCTTCAACCGCCAGAGCGGTAGCTTCCAACTGCTGACGAGTAACTTGTACTTCCTCGCGAGCGGTCTCAGCTTCTGTCTTCGCGCTAGCCACCGCCAGTTTCGTGCCTTCTACCGCGCTGCTCGTTGCAGATACTTCTTTTTTGTTGGCTTCCACCATCGCAGTGAGCTCAGCGATTTGCTTCTGCTGAGCCTGGATTATGCGCCACATTTCCTCCACAGACGGTGTATCTTGGCCTGACAAAGAGCAAATTGCAGATAATGCCATCACTAACCCAGTCGGGATCAATTGGTATAATTTCATATTAAATCAGAGGTCTTCAAAATGGAAAGTTGAGTTTTAAAAAGGACGGAAAACAGAGAGTCAATAAATTTATGAGATTGAATCTCATTTTCATTAGAGTCGCTCAGGTCGGATCATTTACTCACAATGAGAGGAGTTAAAAATCTTCAGATACCACTAGTATGGCAGAAGGAAATAGGGGACGGTCTTGTCAGGCGTCAGGTTGTTATTATTCTTCTTTAGCCGGAAACATCAGAATGTCGCACACTGGCGCCATCGATACCCTGCACTTGAATGCAAAACTAGCCGCGCTTCCTAAAAAGCATAAACTGATTCCCCTCTGTATCCACGCACATAGCGAGGTGCGGAGGCTCTCCATTTTCCGGCTTCGGCTCGTTGGTTAATTCCCCTCCGGCGTCAACCACTTCAGCAGCGCCGACCAGAACGTCCGCCACCTGAAAACTCATTCCGGTCCAGGTTCGTTTTCCTTCACCACCACTGTGAATTCCGATGATTGAACCGCATAACTCGAGCTCGGCCATGATCTCAATCTTTTTAGTCACTACCGCCCCAAGAACGGTCGTATAAAACTCCACAGCCCGATCCATATCCGCTGCCCAGATGAGGTATTTAACGCGTTCTACTAGCATAGGCCTAAACTCGGAGACATCTTAGAATCCTGCAAGACCACACTTAAGAATTTCCTCGTGCAGAAGATGGTGTGTATTAACAGGGCACCAACCAACAGATCGCCAGGGGAAATAGGTCGTGGCTCAGAAAGTGAGCTCCCCGCATCTGCTGAACTAACCCAAAAACTATTCCACCCACAAGAGAGGTTCGCGTAATAACCTGTGCTCAAAAATCAAAAGGTCGCTACCGGATATAACCCATGTTTTCCAGTTTCACCAAAATACGATGAGCAGCCAGTTCAGGTGAGAGCTTTTGAGTATCGATTATAATTTCGGCGCTTTCCGGTTCTTCGTAAGGATCATCAATTCCGGTGAATTCCTTAATCAACCCGGCCCGAGCTTTGGCATACAGACCTTTGCGATCCCTCTTCTCACAAACTTCAATCGGAGTAGCGACGAAGATCAGTACAAAGCCTCCAACCGCCTCAATCATTTGCCGGACTTTCCGGCGAGTGACCCGGTATGGTGCAATAGGTGCACACACAGCTATGCCACCATTTTTAGTTATCTCGGAAGCAACATACCCGATGCGTTCAATATTCAAGTTGCGGTGTTCTTTCGAGAACCCCAGCTCGCTGGAAAGGTTTTTCCGAACAAGATCGCCATCGAGCAAAGTTACCTGGCGTCCTCCGATCTCCAGTAACTTGACAAGAAGGGCGTTGGCGATGGTTGATTTCCCGGATCCCGACAAGCCGGTAAAGAATAAGGTAACTCCCTGCTTGTGTTTGGGCGGGTACATTTTTCGCAGTTCCTCCACGATTTCCGGATACGAAAACCATTCCGGCATCTCAAGACCCTCACTCAGACGACGGCGAAACTCGGTCCCGGTGATTGTTTTGATTTTCATGTCCGGGGTAGTCTCCTCAACGGTCATGTATTGAGCCTTATCCTCCACGTAAACCATTTGCTGAAACGGCACCAGGGAGATATCCATTTCCTTTTCGTGTTTGGAAAAAAGTTCCTGCGCTTCGTAAGGACCGTAGTACGGTTGGCCATCCGGTGTTTTCCCCGGACCAGCATGATCGCGTCCCACAATAAAATGCGTGCAGCCAAAATTCTTGCGAATCAGCCCATGCCACACCGCCTCCCTCGGACCAGCCATGCGCATGGCCAGGTTAAGCAGACTTAAGGACGTCGTTTGCTCGGGATATTTTTCAAGAATGCGTTCGTAACAACGAACACGCGTAAAATGATCCACATCTCCCTTGCGCGTCATGCCAACAACCGGATGGATGAGGAGATTTGCTTCGTTTTCATGAGCAGCGCGAAAGGTGATTTCCTGGTGAGCTCGATGCATGGGATTGCGCGTTTGAAACGCCACCACCTTGCGCCAACCCAGTTTGCGGAAGCGTCCTCTAAGTTCGGAGGGAGAATCGCGAAGCAATTTGAAATCGTAATGAGTGGGAGGCTCCAGGCCACTTAGCTTGCCGCCAATATACACATCGTTCGAATGATTCAGTAAGTAATCGACACCGGGATGCGCGTCAATTTCACAACCGTAAACCAGGTTAGCTTCTTCCAGCTTATCCGGTTTCCAGATGTCCTCAACTTTCAAGGTAGCGATAATGACGCCTTCCAGATCGCGAAGGGCAATGTCCTCGCCGGACGTCAGGGAATCGGCGAATTCCTCGGTGACATCCAGATTGATGGGGATGGGCCAAAGAATCTTTGATTTCAACCGCATGTCTTTTAACACACCGATGTAATCCTCCTGATTAAGAAATCCTTCGAGCGGTGAAAATGCCCCGTTTAGTATGAGCTCGATATCACAAAGCTGCCTTTCGGTCATGTCCCAGGATTTGTACTCCCTGGCCTTTATCTTTTCCTCTTCGGCCGTAGATTCACCGAGATACAGCTCTTTTAAAACGCCGCCATGTGGTTCTTTGAATGCTCCCATATTGGATTGAATTAAGGTTACAGATGGTGAGTTGCCAACCGAAGAAACAAATACAGGGCAACCCCTTACAATTGTTATTATTATTCATCCATCCGAATCCTTCAAGTCCGTTTATACAGAGCGGAAAAGTACTTTCAAACAAGCGATGGATAAGTCCGCTAAAACTAAAGGCTTTCGACAAACCGAATCACCAACCCACGTTGCTCAGCAGTTAACCTTTTAAACTCCTGCTTGCTGGCTTCCGCTTCACCGCCGTGCCAAAGGATCGCTTCTTCCACATTCCGAGCGCGCCCATCGTGAAGCAAACGCGTGTGCTTGTTAACCTTAGATAATAAGCCAATTCCCCAAAGAGGTGGAGTACGCCACTCCGTTCCCGAAGCTTCAAAATCGGGCCGACCATCGGCAAGCCCTTTCCCCATATCATGAAGCAGGAGATCTGTGTATGGACGGATGGATTGTTCAGCCAATACAGTAACCGGGTAGTCCTTAGCTGTTTCCAAACGAGGTGTATGGCAGGCAACGCAACGCAACTGACTGAATAGTTCCTTGCCTTGATTAAATTTAGTTCGATCTTCGATTCGCGCCGCTGGAACAGCGAGTGTCTGCATATAAAAAACAACATCCTCCAGGTCTCGATCCGATAACTCAGGAGAACCTCCACTCGGAAACTTTTCCGAAAGGTTCTGGGATTCAGAATAATTTTCCCCGGGAAAAAGTGAATTGGTTATCCCAATATCTCCAAGAAACGCTCCGGCTGTTTGGTCAGTGAGAGTGGCCTTGTTCGCCTTCCAGCCAAAACGGCCGAGCTCCTTCTTTCCTAGGCTCGGACTCCAAACCCAATTAGGTCGCCCCGATATCCCGTCGCCGTCTTTATCATCCGGGTCAGATCGACTTAAAATATCGTCCTTGGATACCGCGTCTAAAAGCCCGAGCCCAAACACGACCGAAGCAACCCTGGGTGAGCTAAGCAATTCAGCATGCGGATCTCCATAAGCCCATTGAGTAAGAGAATAGTTTGGATCCAGCATTTGATAAGATTTTCCATCGGGATAAAATCCGTCTATGATTTTGTATTGAATGCGAACGCTGGCTTCAGGCATAGCGCCGGGCAATGCACGTACGCTGACCTGGGTACCATAAACCGGATCAGGGCGCGGCGAATTATGCTCCGAAGTTCCTGGAATACTTATGCGCATTAACCAGCCATCGGGCACGGCGGTTTCTTCGGGTGGCTGACCGCGGCCATCTTTAAAATGACAGGTCGAGCAGGAACGTACATTGAATAAAGGTCCCAGCCCATCGCGGCCATTTACCTCGGACGAGGCATCTACCCAATTGGTATTGAAGAATGCATTTCCTGCAAAAAAACGCGGATGTTGTTCAATTGGCAAATTCGTTGCCGGAAACCCAAAGGCATTAACAGACTCATCAAAAACGGTAGTCCCACCACCTGTGAGCAAATCGCCAATACAAGGTAAACCAACATTTAGCGTTACGAGTATTGAGCAAACGACTCTTGCTCGTTGGAGCCCAAAAACCATGGCCCGTTATCCGCGTTTCACATCCAGCTCAAGAAGTTCCTCAGCATCAGCCAAAGCGTATACCAAACTCCACAAAGCACTCACTGCTTCTTGAACTTGAACCTGTTTGGGGGATCCATCCGCCGCCACGATAGCCTGGTCGAAAGGTGCCTCGATGGCTTCTACTTTTTCTTTTGCCACATAAAACTTTTGCTTAACTGCATCAGCGGCAGCCTGATCGGCTTCCGCAATTACATCATACAGCCCCTTCCCTTCAACTTGGGGACCATAAACGGGTTTGAAGGCTCCAAATAAAATGGCTTCAAGCCCTTCCATGTTTGCTATAAAATCGAAGTGCGTCGTATCACTAAAACAGGAATGCTCGTCTTCTTGCGACTTTGAACGCAAAGCAAGAGACATACGCTCGGCCGCCAGCTCCCGTCCTGCCAATGAACTAACACCACGCATGACTAATTTCATAAGCGTCGTCGGACGCTTCAGGAAAAAGTCGCCCGAGGCGTTATCGTAATTGGACATGCTCCATTGATCTGCTACCGCCACCAGATGGCTTCGCAACAGTTCCGTAGCCGCGACTAAATAATTCATCCGTCTGTCGGCATTGGGGGCCACTGTGAAATCGGTCCACTTGCGCTGCCCCGGACCATCGACAAACCGATCTTGTCCCCAAAGTAAAAACTCAATCGCATGCCAACCTGTGGATATATTGGTTTCTCCACCAACCACATTCAATTGACGCAACAAGCGACTGTTAATTTCAGGATAATCCTTAAGGTTATTGATAATGCCAGACCCTGGATCATCCTCAGTATAGTCGATGTAGCTTTCATCTATCGGCCACGCATTGATCAGTTCCTCCAGTTCCATCTGATCAATCGGTCCATCCGAAAAACGATAAACTTCCGTCCGCCCATAGACCTTGCGGGCCTCTATCCAGGATTTCTTAAGTTCTCCAAAGGACACTTCTCCCGGTTCCTTCCGGAACCGATACACTGCCATATTAAATCTGACTGTTTCCTTTACCGAGTCCGAATAGAGATACCAGGCAAGCGTTGCATAATTACTAAGAAATTCAAAAGCGATCTCATTTGAAAATGGTTGACCTTCCGGAGTCGGTGGAGCCACCTCGAAATCCGCTCGCAGAACAGGGGCAGGAATCCAGACCAACAGGACAATCAGAATTAAACGCGGGGACATCATTTTTCAATAAGACCTCCAATTGCAATGGAACGTTCCGCACTTGGCAATCTTTGACGTGCTAAATCTCAGATGCCTCTGATCGAAATAGGCGCGGCTTATTTTGCCTCTCGCAACGGCATTTCGTTTTCGCCGTCTACCACACGCTTAATTAGGAAATTGGGACGTCGTAAGACTTCGTGGTAAATACGGCCAACATACTCACCGATGAGACCCAGACCAGTACACAGAACCCCAATTACCAATATCAACGATAGCAAAAATAACCCAATAGAGCTAATCTGAATCTGAAAAAGGAAGGCCGATAAAAAGAGTGCGACTAAGCATATGAAGCCCGTACAAAAGACGCCAAAGCCCAGTAAAGTCAAAGTTTGCAGAGGCCAAAGAGAGAACCCGGTAATCAAATCAAAATTCAGCTCCATAAGGTTAAAGTAGTTATAACGCGATTTCCCGGAACTTCTACCCTCATGGGCTACTTCCACCTCCGCAGGATTCGAAGCGAACTTGTAAGCCAAGGCTGAAACAAAAACTGACCTTTCACGAGACCTCACCACGGCCTTGATTATGGATCCGCTATATGCTCTCAACATGCATCCCTGATCAGTTATGCGTATGTTAGTTATTTTTTCACGAATGTAGTTGTTCAACCGTGAACTCCACCGCCTCATCCAAGAATCTTTTCTGTTACTACGTATTCCACCCACATAATCGTGACCCCTGTCCATCAATTCAAGTAGTTTCGGAATTTCCTCCGGTGGATTCTGTAAATCTGCATCCAACGTTACCGCAATTTTCCCGCGTGCGAATTCAAAACCAGCACAGATGGCATTAAACTGTCCGTAGTTCCCATTGAACTCAACCAACCTGACCTTACCGTGGTAATCCTCACAAAACGCTTCAAGCAAGTCCAGGGAATCATCAGTGCTTCCATCATCAACGAATATTACCTCGTAGCTTCTTCCAAGTGTTTCCAGTACCGCAAGAAGTCGATAAAACAGTTTGGGCAAGCAGTCTTCCTCGTTGAACACGGGAATTACAACCGAGATCTCGGGTGATTGATGATTTTTCATTTTTGAAAAAGATTAATTGAAGTTAAGTAATACTATCAGGGACTAGGAGGAGTGACAGAGGGATTGCCTTCATCGGTTCCCCCGGAGACGGTTTATTACTGATCAACACATAATTTTTGTCCCGAAAAATTAAAAATCCTTTTAGGGCCGGATAATCACGTGCAATCCGCCGGAGATGTTTGCTTCTGGCGACGGCGAATATTCGTGAATCACCTTCCCAACGAATTCGAAAAACTGTTTCTCCAACAAATCGGCTCGAGTGATCTTCTAACGTCAACCCAAAGTTGATGTCCCTCGACCAAGAATCGACAACACTCACTTTCTGATTCAGATAAAACGGAAGATCCTGATGGTAATCAGATAAACAAAACACTTGATCCCCGTCCACTTGCATAGACAGAAGCTTTAATGCAACCGTCTTGGAGGATTTTAGGTCAACGTGCTTCAATAGAGGATTAAGAAGCAACAAGCATACAAACCAGGTTGAAAACGGCACCAACAACACGAGCTTTGTTTTGTATTTGGAAGTTAATACAGAAGTCGCAATCCCACCAACCACGAGAAAAAGGCAAAGACAAACAAACAGACGATCAGCTGCGGGAGTTAAATCTAGACCGCTAAAATGTAGAGCGAAAGGCAAGAGGAGCCCAGGAAATAGTGTCAACAGAGCCGTGGAATGCATGCCAATTTTTAGACCCTTTGGGTGGGAATTGACAAAAATGGCAATCAATAGTGAGAGGGCCGGAAATATTGGAAGAATGTAGGGAATGAGTTTCGAGCTGGAAGCAGAAAAAAAGCCAATGACAAAGATGATCCATATAACGAGGAAAAGAGTTGTTTCTCGTTGCTCGTTTTTCCTCCATCTCGTTTTTAAAAGATCGAAGAGAGTTCCAGGCAAAAATCCAAGCCATGGAATAAGTCCCACCGCACCGTAGACAAAGAAGAACCAGATCGGTTTGTTCCGACCGTGCCCTTCTTCCATGAAACGCAAAAAATGTTCATGGACAAAATAATACCATGCGAACTCTGAATGCTGCTGCCAGGCCAGGAAGTGCCAAGGTCCCGCTATTAGCATAAAAACCAGAATCCCCCAACCCAGATAACAAGGAAACAACTTCTTCCAACGTTGAGTGATTAACAGCCAAACTCCAATGATAGCTACTGGAATGAGCACTCCAATTAGACCTTTGGTCAGAACCGCCAGAGCACTCCAAATATAGAATGCCAGAATCAAGTTTCTCCGCAGCGGGCCCCTTTCCTCGCTGATCGCAACTAAGAAAGTCAGCAGTGCGAATGTAATAAATACGGACACAGCCATATCTATCACAACCAGCTGACTTATTGAAAAGTACATAAGCGAGGTAGATAAAATCGCAACTGAGATAAGACCAACCGAGCGATTATAGAGCCGTCGGCCAGCGACATATACACCTAAGCATCCTGCAAGCGCAAAAGCAGCCGGCCAGAACCGGGCAGCCTTTTCATTCAGTCCACCCACTTTTAAAGCGAGGGCTTGGAGCCAATAAAACAATGGAGGCTTGTCAAAATAGAGCACCCCGTTGACGCGTGGGCTGACCCAACTGCCGTCTTCCAACATTTCACGGGGTATCTCCGAATATCTACCTTCATCGGGATTTCCGAGAGGACGAACTCCATTTGTCCCAAAGAATAGGATACAAAGCAAAAAGCAGATCAAAGTAATATCCCTAAAAACTAACTTTCCGGTATGGGTCACAGCGTATTATATTTTTTCATACATCGGCTAATCCAAAGTATGGTCGCAAATTTATGACCGGAAGCTTAACGTTCCCTTAAGTGTAACAAAAATCTGAAAAGAACTCGTAAGATTCCCTTTAAAGCGGTTTTGGATGGGACTGAAAAAAGTTGATAACAGAATGGGGTATCATTAAGGCTACATTAAGGAAAGAATGGTTTGATTACACGTTACAAATTCACCTGCTAACTTATGAAAGTACTTATAATAGAAGATTCACAGCGTCTGCTACGGTCTTTAACCCACGGCCTTAAAAAGCAGGGATTCTCGGTGGACGCTGCGTCAGATGGACGAGATGGGCTCGATTTTGCGTTGTTCAACAATTACGACGTGATTCTTCTCGACCTCATGCTGCCAGGGATAGACGGCCTCACCATTTTAAGGAAATTGAGGGCGTCGGGAAAGCAGACCCACATTCTCATCCTTTCTGCCAGTGATCAGGTAGATGACCGGATTCGAGGGCTTCGCCTGGGAGCAGATGATTATATGATAAAACCGTTTTCCTTCGATGAACTGATCGCCCGCATTCAGACCTTGGTTCGGAGAAAATATGAAGCCAAGTCTCCCGAAGTCAGCGTTGACGGTGTGATAGTAAACACAGCCAATAAAGAGGTGACCTGCAACGGAAACGTGGTTACATTAACTCCTGGTGAATATGCGATTTTGGAACACCTCATGCTCAACCGGGGACGGGTACTTTCCAAGGATCAATTGTTGGATGCCGTCCACGACAGCGAGTCCTATGCCAGCCGAAATGTGATAGAGGTTCTAGTTTGCAATTTAAGGAAGAAACTCGATCATAACGGGAATCCATCGATTATTAAAACAAAGCGTGGTTACGGCTATCTGATAGATCAAAGCGCATAAAAGTGAAATCGATCCGACATGAGCTAACGGTCCGCCTTTTAATAGGGACATCTCTACTGCTTATCGCAGCGAGTACGGTTCTTTGCATACTTGTTAGGTCTATTCTTTTGGACGGTTTTGATAATAATCTACGAACAAAAGCAAAGACGATCAACGCCCTGACCATGAGGGAAGGGAATCGTATCGAAAGCGAGATTCATGAAGATTCAATGCCTGAGTTTAGCGACGAAGAGAATCCGGAATTCTTTCAAATTGCCTTTCAGGACGGTACAGTGATTAACAGGTCGGAATCCATGGAGGATTTTGACGGATCAGTCCCAGACCTTGGAGAAACCCTTGATGCAATCGGAAACATCAAGTTGGAGGATGGAGAAGAAGGGCGTTATGTCCTGATCAGAACTAAACCCATCAATGAAGTAGAGGTGGATGAGGAGGAGGAAATTGAGGAGGATGAGATCATTTTTGAAATTCCGGCTTCCATAAACCCGGAAGCGGCAACCGTAACTATTTTTGTAGCAAAAAGCAGGGAAGATTTGGACCAAATGCTTGCCTTTATTTTCCTTACCATTGGTGGCATCGACCTACTGATTCTGGCAGGCATTTTTTTAGTCGTTCGAATATCCGTGAACAAGGGATTACAACCCATCGACAACATCAATGCCCAAATAGAGAGCATAGACCCTGACGACTTAGCAAAACGGATCAGCCTAAAGGACCCTCCATCCGAATTGAGGAGCATCATTCAAACGCTGAACGAACTGCTTGAACGTATGGATGAGACCATTGTTCGTGAAAGAAGATTTACCAGCGATGTCGCCCATGAACTCCGGACACCGGTCTCGGAACTTAGAACCGCCTGTGAAGTGGGCGTCATGTCTCTAGAAGACGAGGAAACTACCAGAATATTTTTTGAGGATATCAATGATGTCTCCCAACAAATGGAGAAGATTGTCAGCAACCTGCTTTCACTTAGTCGATGGGATCAGGACGCAACACCCATCAATTATGAAAAGGTGGAATTGGGTGACCTGGTTAGAGATTGTTGGGACCACTGCAAAGCTGAGGCACAAGGGAAAAAGATAGAACTTGATTGCAGGATCGATTCAAAAACCACCATTTCCACTGATAAAGAAAAACTCCAAATGATCCTTCAAAATCTTTTGGAAAACGCAGTAGCCTACAGCGTTCCTGGAAGCCGGATTCGCTGCATGGTTGAACCGGGGAATCCATCCATAAATCTAATTGTGGAAAACCAAGCGGCCAACCTTTGCAGGGAAGATTTGCGTCACCTCTTTGATCGTTTCTGGAGGAAGGACAAAGCCAGGAGTGAGGTAAACCACTCTGGATTAGGATTGGCCATCGTCAAAGCGTTGGCCGATATTATGGATATCGAAGTGCATCCAGAACTGATGGATGATCGATGGTTCCGCATGCGTTTGAAAATCCGCATTTAATACCCGGAGTTGCCGTAGGTTGTAACTTTTTACTCTTCGGGCCCCCGGAGGACACTAAAAAGTACTTCTTTTTACAAACATAACAGAAACCCTGAATTCGTGAGATAAAATTGAATAAAAAGATGGAACCTGTTGGGGTTCAGTGGCTAAAGTAGCCTTGAACATAAAAAACCGAAAC
Proteins encoded in this window:
- a CDS encoding ATP-binding protein, which produces MKSIRHELTVRLLIGTSLLLIAASTVLCILVRSILLDGFDNNLRTKAKTINALTMREGNRIESEIHEDSMPEFSDEENPEFFQIAFQDGTVINRSESMEDFDGSVPDLGETLDAIGNIKLEDGEEGRYVLIRTKPINEVEVDEEEEIEEDEIIFEIPASINPEAATVTIFVAKSREDLDQMLAFIFLTIGGIDLLILAGIFLVVRISVNKGLQPIDNINAQIESIDPDDLAKRISLKDPPSELRSIIQTLNELLERMDETIVRERRFTSDVAHELRTPVSELRTACEVGVMSLEDEETTRIFFEDINDVSQQMEKIVSNLLSLSRWDQDATPINYEKVELGDLVRDCWDHCKAEAQGKKIELDCRIDSKTTISTDKEKLQMILQNLLENAVAYSVPGSRIRCMVEPGNPSINLIVENQAANLCREDLRHLFDRFWRKDKARSEVNHSGLGLAIVKALADIMDIEVHPELMDDRWFRMRLKIRI